The following coding sequences lie in one Crassostrea angulata isolate pt1a10 chromosome 10, ASM2561291v2, whole genome shotgun sequence genomic window:
- the LOC128165073 gene encoding brefeldin A-inhibited guanine nucleotide-exchange protein 1-like isoform X5, translated as MATGTRPHDMFLTRALEKILSDKEIKKSYHSQLKKACEVALEELKDDNSSNGNQPSSALPQPQRAGFVQADKYFLPFELACQSKCARIVNIALDCLQKLIAYGHLTGNTEDSTTPGKLLIDRIVETICGCFHGPQTDDGVQLQIIKALLTVVTSNTCEIHEGTVLQTVRTCYNIYLASRNLVNQTTAKATLTQMLNVIFSRMEVQAAQETKERERSDSKSSRKEDAGIDVEEERQDGPGQGATQENDKTNQEESEEVEKEVSTLEVVQEVLEDMISQVTGEAMPTKVSGGGEDGEMTQGVFSHILQKDAFLVFRSLCKLSMKPLADGPPDPKSHELRSKVLSLQLLLSILQNAGPVFKTNDMFINAIKQYLCVALSKNGVSSVPEVFELSLAIFLTLLSNFKQHLKMQIEVFFKEIFLYILETPSSSFEHKWMVIQALTRICADAQCVVDIYLNYDCDLALANIFERLVNDLSKIAQGRQALALGATPIQEKSIRIKGLECLVSVLKCMVEWSKDLYINPHSQSNLGQEKMPTRETDSDSGKGTMTSYGSVNSLNTNDGSQTASTPMDNPEQFETQKQQKEIMETGIEMFNKKPKRGLQYLQEQGMLGTSPDDLAEFFHSEDRLDKTAIGDFLGENEKFNKEVMYAYVDQLDFTEMDFVSALRRFLEGFRLPGEAQKIDRLMEKFASRYCVCNSNTNLFASADTAYVLAYSIIMLTTDLHSPQVVNKMTKEQYIKMNRGINDSKDLPGEYLSAIYDEIAGNEIKMKVVGGVKPNKSSRDITSDKQRRLLYNVEMEHMATTAKALMESVSHVQSNFTSATHFEHVRPMFKTAWTPFLAAFSVGLQDCDDSNIATLCLDGIRCAIRIACIFHMELERDAYVQALARFTLLTASSSLTDMKTKNIDTIKTLISVAHTDGNYLGKSWLEIARCISQLELAQLIGTGVKPRSNKGHHRERDMQNAGHPLEAFDPEVIARGGLDSKRLANLQEQMGETSSQSVVVAVDRIFTGSLKLDGDAIVEFVKALCQVSMDELSNINHPRMFSLTKIVEISYYNMGRIRLQWSRIWQVIGDHFNKVGCNPNEDIAFFAVDSLRQLSMKFIEKGEFANFRFQKDFLRPFEHIMKRNRSPTIRDMVVRCVAQMVNSQHANIRSGWKNIFGVFHLAASDHEESIVELAFQTTGRIIFASSAVVKGSDADAVCEASICEKHFASIIDSFQDAVKCLSEFACNAAFPDTSMEAIRLIRNCAKYVAEKPHMFKDHGGEDLNVPEEDRVWVRGWFPVLFELSCVINRCKLDVRTRGLTVMFEIMKTYGETFASHWWKDLFQIVFRIFDNMKLPEQQNEHFKSKKAEWMTTTCNHALYAIVDVFTQYYEILSPVLLTELYNQLHWCVKQDNEQLARSGTNCLENLVISNGAKFSSSVWHQTCSCMLDIFRSTIPTNLLTWRPDTAESASMVSSRDSEPDADESQDAVSMDSNQDNRALTRADSNHSVNSTVSQDSRDHKIPRSKVSTDQKLFQGLLIKCVVQLELIQTIDDIVFFPATSKKEDAENLAAAQGGSPDDGQDGSQQREDQGMYQFLASDQLFLLADCLLESHKFAKAFNSNHEQRNILWKAGFRGKAKPNLLKQETQSLACLLRILFRMYNDESRMDAWKDVENMQITVCRDSLEYFLSLQSDSHREAWGSLMILLITRLLKLPDDRFKVHVAAYYQLMCEVIMFDLKLEMRSTLRKFFSRAGLVCHISNS; from the exons ATGGCGACAGGCACTAGGCCACACGATATGTTCCTTACGCGTGCATTAGAGAAGATACTTAGCGACAAGGAGATTAAGAAGTCGTATCATTCACAGTTGAAGAAAGCTTGTGAGGTTGCCCTAG AGGAATTAAAAGATGATAACAGTTCTAATGG AAACCAGCCATCTTCTGCATTGCCACAACCCCAGAGGGCTGGATTTGTTCAAGCGGACAAGTATTTTCTGCCTTTTGAACTAGCTTGTCAGTCGAAATGTGCCAGGATAGTCAACATAGCACTAGATTGTTTACAG AAACTGATTGCTTATGGACACCTGACTGGGAACACTGAGGATAGCACCACCCCCGGGAAGTTACTGATAGACAGGATTGTAGAGACcatttgtggatgtttccatgGACCACAAACAGATGATGGGGTCCAGCTACAAATTATAAAG GCGCTGTTGACAGTGGTGACCTCCAACACCTGTGAGATTCACGAGGGCACGGTGCTGCAGACCGTCAGGACATGCTACAACATCTACCTGGCCAGCAGGAACCTGGTCAACCAGACCACAGCCAAGGCCACCCTCACCCAGATGCTCAACGTCATCTTCTCAAGGATGGAGGTCCAAGCC GCCCAGGAGACAAAAGAAAGAGAACGAAGTGATAGCAAGAGCTCAAGAAAAGAG GATGCAGGAATTGATGTTGAAGAAGAGAGACAAGATGGGCCAGGTCAGGGGGCAACTCAAG aaaatgataaaacaaaccAAGAGGAGTCAGAGGAAGTTGAGAAGGAAGTATCAACATTAGAGGTTGTACAAGAAGTTTTGGAGGACATGATAAGTCAGGTGACTGGAGAGGCCATGCCCACCAAAG TATCTGGAGGTGGAGAGGACGGGGAAATGACACAAGGCGTGTTCAGCCACATACTGCAAAAAGATGCTTTTCTGGTGTTCAGAAGCCTGTGTAAACTCTCCATGAAACCTTTGGCTGATGGACCACCAGATCCAAA GTCACACGAACTTAGATCCAAAGTTCTGTCCCTGCAGCTCCTGTTATCCATTCTACAAAATGCTGGCCCAGTTTTCAAAACCAATGATATGTTTATAAATGCCATCAAACAATATTTATGTGTAGCTCTATCTAAAAATGGAGTCAGTTCTGTTCCGGAGGTGTTTGAACTTTCGCTTGCCATCTTTCTCACTCTTTTATCCAACTTCAAACAACATTTAAAGATGCAAATTGAG GTGTTcttcaaagaaatatttttgtacatctTGGAAACACCAAGCAGTTCATTTGAACACAAGTGGATGGTCATTCAGGCACTGACAAGGATTTGTGCAG ATGCACAGTGTGTAGTGGACATCTACCTGAATTATGACTGCGATTTGGCCCTGGCCAATATCTTTGAGAGATTAGTTAATGACTTGTCCAAAATTGCCCAAGGAAGGCAGGCTTTAGCTCTTG GTGCTACTCCAATCCAAGAAAAGAGCATAAGAATCAAAGGCCTGGAATGCCTGGTGTCTGTGTTGAAGTGTATGGTGGAGTGGAGCAAGGATCTGTATATCAATCCCCACTCCCAGTCAAACCTGG GCCAGGAAAAAATGCCCACAAGGGAGACGGATAGTGATTCAGGGAAAGGAACAATGACCAGCTATGGCAGTGTAAACTCCCTGAACACCAACGATGGCTCCCAGACAGCCAGCACACCCATGGATAATCCGGAACAGTTCGAGACCCAGAAACAGCAGAAAGAGATCATGGAGACCGGCATTGAAAT gttcaacaaaaaaccaaaaagagGCCTGCAATATTTACAGGAGCAAGGCATGCTGGGAACTTCTCCCGATGATTTAGCAGAGTTCTTCCATTCAGAGGATCGCCTAGATAAG ACTGCCATTGGAGATTTTCTGGGAGAAAATGAAAA GTTTAACAAAGAAGTTATGTATGCCTATGTGGACCAGCTGGACTTTACAGAAATGGACTTTGTGTCTGCCCTTCGGAGATTTCTGGAAGGATTTAGGCTGCCAGGAGAAGCCCAGAAAATTGATAGATTGATGGAAAAGTTTGCTTCTCGCTACTGTGTGTGCAACTCAAA CACTAACCTGTTTGCGAGTGCAGACACAGCCTACGTGTTGGCTTACTCCATCATCATGTTGACCACAGACCTCCACAGTCCTCAG GTGGTGAACAAGATGACAAAGGAGCAATATATTAAGATGAATAGGGGCATTAATGATAGCAAGGACCTGCCAGGGGAATACTTGTCTGCTATCTATGATGAGATTGCAGGGAACGAAATCAAGATGAAGGTTGTAGGCGGAGTAAAGCCAAATAAATCATCTC GTGATATCACAAGTGACAAGCAGCGTCGATTGCTATACAACGTTGAAATGGAGCACATGGCAACCACCGCCAAAGCTTTAATGGAGAGTGTCAGTCACGTCCAATCAAACTTCACCAGTGCCACCCACTTTGAGCATGTCCGACCAATGTTTAAG ACGGCTTGGACTCCATTCCTGGCAGCTTTCAGCGTGGGGTTACAGGACTGTGATGATTCTAACATAGCCACACTGTGTCTGGATGGAATACGCTGTGCCATACGAATAGCTTGTATATTTCATATGGAG CTGGAGAGAGATGCCTATGTCCAGGCATTAGCTAGATTCACCCTCCTCACAGCTTCCTCTTCATTGACGGACATGAAAACCAAGAACATAGATACAATCAAAACCCTCATCTCTGTGGCCCACACAGACGGCAACTATCTCGGCAAATCCTGGCTAGAG ATTGCAAGATGCATTTCACAGCTGGAACTGGCTCAATTAATTGGGACAGGGGTCAAACCTAGGTCAAATAAAGGTCACCATAGGGAAAGAGATATGCAGAATGCAGGGCATCCTCTGGAGGCTTTTGATCCTGAAG TGATAGCAAGAGGTGGTCTGGACTCTAAGAGACTAGCCAACCTACAGGAACAGATGGGAGAGACCAGCTCCCAGAGTGTGGTGGTGGCAGTGGACCGCATCTTCACCGGCTCCCTCAAACTGGATGGGGACGCCATAG TTGAGTTTGTAAAGGCCCTGTGTCAGGTTTCAATGGACGAGTTATCCAATATAAATCACCCCCGCATGTTCAGCCTGACCAAGATTGTGGAGATCTCCTACTACAACATGGGTCGTATCAGGCTGCAGTGGTCCAGAATCTGGCAGGTCATTGGAGACCACTTTAACAAG gTTGGGTGTAATCCTAATGAGGATATAGCTTTCTTTGCCGTGGATTCCCTACGGCAGCTCTCCATGAAATTCATAGAAAAAGGAGAGTTCGCCAACTTCCGTTTCCAGAAAGATTTCCTCAGGCCTTTTGAACATATCATGAAAAGAAACAG ATCTCCAACCATCAGAGACATGGTTGTCCGATGTGTAGCTCAGATGGTGAATTCCCAACACGCCAACATTCGGTCTGGGTGGAAAAATATCTTTGGTGTTTTCCACTTAGCAGCTTCTGATCACGAAGAAAGCATTGTAGAACTGGCATTCCAGACCACCGGCAGAATTATAT TTGCCAGCAGTGCTGTTGTCAAAGGATCTGATGCAGACGCTGTCTGTGAAG CCAGCATATGTGAAAAACATTTTGCGTCCATCATTGATTCATTCCAAGATGCGGTGAAGTGTCTGTCTGAATTTGCTTGCAATGCAGCTTTTCCTGATACTAGTATGGAGGCAATTCGGCTGATCAGAAACTGTGCTAAATATGTCGCTGAAAAGCCCCAt ATGTTCAAAGATCACGGAGGAGAGGATCTAAATGTTCCAGAGGAGGACAGAGTGTGGGTGAGGGGGTGGTTCCCCGTGCTGTTTGAACTGTCCTGTGTCATCAACAGGTGTAAGCTGGACGTCAGAACCAG GGGTCTTACTGTCATGTTTGAAATCATGAAGACATATGGTGAGACCTTTGCCAGTCACTGGTGGAAGGATTTGTTCCAGATTGTATTCCGTATCTTTGACAACATGAAGTTACCAGAGCAACAGAATGAG CATTTTAAAAGCAAG AAGGCCGAGTGGATGACGACCACGTGTAACCACGCGCTGTATGCCATCGTGGATGTCTTCACCCAGTACTACGAGATCCTGAGCCCTGTGCTGCTCACTGAACTGTACAATCAGCTCCACTGGTGCGTGAAGCAGGACAACGAGCAGCTGGCCCGCTCCGGGACCAACTGTCTGGAGAACCTGGTCATCTCTAACGGAGCAAAGTTCTCGTCTTCTGTCTGGCACCAGACTTGTTCCTGCATGCTGGATATATTTAGGTCTACAATCCCAACTAA TTTGTTGACATGGCGACCAGATACAGCTGAATCTGCCTCAATGGTGTCTAGTCGAGACTCAGAACCAGATGCTGATGAAAGTCAG GACGCTGTCTCTATGGACAGCAATCAGGACAATCGTGCTTTAACAAGGGCGGACAGTAACCATAGCGTCAACAGCACAGTATCCCAGGATTCCAGAGATCACAAAATTCCACGCTCTA AGGTGTCGACGGATCAGAAGCTTTTCCAGGGCCTGCTGATCAAGTGTGTGGTACAGCTAGAGCTGATCCAGACCATTGATGACATCGTCTTCTTCCCGGCCACCAGCAAAAAAGAGGACGCTGAAAATCTGGCTGCAGCTCAG GGTGGCTCTCCGGACGACGGTCAGGATGGGAGCCAGCAGAGGGAGGACCAGGGCATGTACCAGTTTCTGGCCTCGGACCAGCTCTTCCTGCTTGCCGACTGCCTCCTGGAATCCCACAAGTTTGCCAAGGCTTTCAATTCCAACCATGAACAAAGAAACATTCTCTGGAAAGCAG GTTTTCGGGGAAAAGCCAAACCAAATCTTCTGAAGCAAGAGACCCAGAGCTTGGCTTGTTTGTTACGGATTCTGTTCAGGATGTACAATGACGAGTCGCGGATGGATGCTTGGAAAGATGTGGAGAATATGCAAATCAC TGTTTGCCGGGATTCCTTGGAGTACTTCCTGTCCCTACAGTCAGACAGCCACCGTGAGGCGTGGGGGAGTCTGATGATCCTCCTCATCACCCGCCTCCTCAAGCTCCCGGATGATAGG tTCAAAGTTCATGTGGCAGCTTACTACCAGCTAATGTGTGAGGTCATCATGTTTGATCTGAAGCTTGAAATGAGATCCACATTACGCAAGTTCTTCAGCCGGGCCGGCCTAGTGTGTCACATATCCAACAGTTAG
- the LOC128165073 gene encoding brefeldin A-inhibited guanine nucleotide-exchange protein 1-like isoform X3, producing the protein MATGTRPHDMFLTRALEKILSDKEIKKSYHSQLKKACEVALEELKDDNSSNGNQPSSALPQPQRAGFVQADKYFLPFELACQSKCARIVNIALDCLQKLIAYGHLTGNTEDSTTPGKLLIDRIVETICGCFHGPQTDDGVQLQIIKALLTVVTSNTCEIHEGTVLQTVRTCYNIYLASRNLVNQTTAKATLTQMLNVIFSRMEVQAAQETKERERSDSKSSRKEDAGIDVEEERQDGPGQGATQENDKTNQEESEEVEKEVSTLEVVQEVLEDMISQVTGEAMPTKDQNAVAETGSPAETSSPTETSSPAETSAQADSPQQPPPSNVSDNHDNLCVSGGGEDGEMTQGVFSHILQKDAFLVFRSLCKLSMKPLADGPPDPKSHELRSKVLSLQLLLSILQNAGPVFKTNDMFINAIKQYLCVALSKNGVSSVPEVFELSLAIFLTLLSNFKQHLKMQIEVFFKEIFLYILETPSSSFEHKWMVIQALTRICADAQCVVDIYLNYDCDLALANIFERLVNDLSKIAQGRQALALGATPIQEKSIRIKGLECLVSVLKCMVEWSKDLYINPHSQSNLGQEKMPTRETDSDSGKGTMTSYGSVNSLNTNDGSQTASTPMDNPEQFETQKQQKEIMETGIEMFNKKPKRGLQYLQEQGMLGTSPDDLAEFFHSEDRLDKTAIGDFLGENEKFNKEVMYAYVDQLDFTEMDFVSALRRFLEGFRLPGEAQKIDRLMEKFASRYCVCNSNTNLFASADTAYVLAYSIIMLTTDLHSPQVVNKMTKEQYIKMNRGINDSKDLPGEYLSAIYDEIAGNEIKMKVVGGVKPNKSSRDITSDKQRRLLYNVEMEHMATTAKALMESVSHVQSNFTSATHFEHVRPMFKTAWTPFLAAFSVGLQDCDDSNIATLCLDGIRCAIRIACIFHMELERDAYVQALARFTLLTASSSLTDMKTKNIDTIKTLISVAHTDGNYLGKSWLEIARCISQLELAQLIGTGVKPRSNKGHHRERDMQNAGHPLEAFDPEVIARGGLDSKRLANLQEQMGETSSQSVVVAVDRIFTGSLKLDGDAIVEFVKALCQVSMDELSNINHPRMFSLTKIVEISYYNMGRIRLQWSRIWQVIGDHFNKVGCNPNEDIAFFAVDSLRQLSMKFIEKGEFANFRFQKDFLRPFEHIMKRNRSPTIRDMVVRCVAQMVNSQHANIRSGWKNIFGVFHLAASDHEESIVELAFQTTGRIISSICEKHFASIIDSFQDAVKCLSEFACNAAFPDTSMEAIRLIRNCAKYVAEKPHMFKDHGGEDLNVPEEDRVWVRGWFPVLFELSCVINRCKLDVRTRGLTVMFEIMKTYGETFASHWWKDLFQIVFRIFDNMKLPEQQNEHFKSKKAEWMTTTCNHALYAIVDVFTQYYEILSPVLLTELYNQLHWCVKQDNEQLARSGTNCLENLVISNGAKFSSSVWHQTCSCMLDIFRSTIPTNLLTWRPDTAESASMVSSRDSEPDADESQDAVSMDSNQDNRALTRADSNHSVNSTVSQDSRDHKIPRSKVSTDQKLFQGLLIKCVVQLELIQTIDDIVFFPATSKKEDAENLAAAQGGSPDDGQDGSQQREDQGMYQFLASDQLFLLADCLLESHKFAKAFNSNHEQRNILWKAGFRGKAKPNLLKQETQSLACLLRILFRMYNDESRMDAWKDVENMQITVCRDSLEYFLSLQSDSHREAWGSLMILLITRLLKLPDDRFKVHVAAYYQLMCEVIMFDLKLEMRSTLRKFFSRAGLVCHISNS; encoded by the exons ATGGCGACAGGCACTAGGCCACACGATATGTTCCTTACGCGTGCATTAGAGAAGATACTTAGCGACAAGGAGATTAAGAAGTCGTATCATTCACAGTTGAAGAAAGCTTGTGAGGTTGCCCTAG AGGAATTAAAAGATGATAACAGTTCTAATGG AAACCAGCCATCTTCTGCATTGCCACAACCCCAGAGGGCTGGATTTGTTCAAGCGGACAAGTATTTTCTGCCTTTTGAACTAGCTTGTCAGTCGAAATGTGCCAGGATAGTCAACATAGCACTAGATTGTTTACAG AAACTGATTGCTTATGGACACCTGACTGGGAACACTGAGGATAGCACCACCCCCGGGAAGTTACTGATAGACAGGATTGTAGAGACcatttgtggatgtttccatgGACCACAAACAGATGATGGGGTCCAGCTACAAATTATAAAG GCGCTGTTGACAGTGGTGACCTCCAACACCTGTGAGATTCACGAGGGCACGGTGCTGCAGACCGTCAGGACATGCTACAACATCTACCTGGCCAGCAGGAACCTGGTCAACCAGACCACAGCCAAGGCCACCCTCACCCAGATGCTCAACGTCATCTTCTCAAGGATGGAGGTCCAAGCC GCCCAGGAGACAAAAGAAAGAGAACGAAGTGATAGCAAGAGCTCAAGAAAAGAG GATGCAGGAATTGATGTTGAAGAAGAGAGACAAGATGGGCCAGGTCAGGGGGCAACTCAAG aaaatgataaaacaaaccAAGAGGAGTCAGAGGAAGTTGAGAAGGAAGTATCAACATTAGAGGTTGTACAAGAAGTTTTGGAGGACATGATAAGTCAGGTGACTGGAGAGGCCATGCCCACCAAAG ACCAAAATGCAGTCGCGGAAACTGGTTCTCCAGCAGAAACTAGTTCTCCAACGGAAACTAGTTCTCCAGCAGAAACTAGTGCCCAGGCAGATAGTCCTCAGCAACCCCCACCTTCAAATGTATCCGATAACCATGACAATCTTTGTG TATCTGGAGGTGGAGAGGACGGGGAAATGACACAAGGCGTGTTCAGCCACATACTGCAAAAAGATGCTTTTCTGGTGTTCAGAAGCCTGTGTAAACTCTCCATGAAACCTTTGGCTGATGGACCACCAGATCCAAA GTCACACGAACTTAGATCCAAAGTTCTGTCCCTGCAGCTCCTGTTATCCATTCTACAAAATGCTGGCCCAGTTTTCAAAACCAATGATATGTTTATAAATGCCATCAAACAATATTTATGTGTAGCTCTATCTAAAAATGGAGTCAGTTCTGTTCCGGAGGTGTTTGAACTTTCGCTTGCCATCTTTCTCACTCTTTTATCCAACTTCAAACAACATTTAAAGATGCAAATTGAG GTGTTcttcaaagaaatatttttgtacatctTGGAAACACCAAGCAGTTCATTTGAACACAAGTGGATGGTCATTCAGGCACTGACAAGGATTTGTGCAG ATGCACAGTGTGTAGTGGACATCTACCTGAATTATGACTGCGATTTGGCCCTGGCCAATATCTTTGAGAGATTAGTTAATGACTTGTCCAAAATTGCCCAAGGAAGGCAGGCTTTAGCTCTTG GTGCTACTCCAATCCAAGAAAAGAGCATAAGAATCAAAGGCCTGGAATGCCTGGTGTCTGTGTTGAAGTGTATGGTGGAGTGGAGCAAGGATCTGTATATCAATCCCCACTCCCAGTCAAACCTGG GCCAGGAAAAAATGCCCACAAGGGAGACGGATAGTGATTCAGGGAAAGGAACAATGACCAGCTATGGCAGTGTAAACTCCCTGAACACCAACGATGGCTCCCAGACAGCCAGCACACCCATGGATAATCCGGAACAGTTCGAGACCCAGAAACAGCAGAAAGAGATCATGGAGACCGGCATTGAAAT gttcaacaaaaaaccaaaaagagGCCTGCAATATTTACAGGAGCAAGGCATGCTGGGAACTTCTCCCGATGATTTAGCAGAGTTCTTCCATTCAGAGGATCGCCTAGATAAG ACTGCCATTGGAGATTTTCTGGGAGAAAATGAAAA GTTTAACAAAGAAGTTATGTATGCCTATGTGGACCAGCTGGACTTTACAGAAATGGACTTTGTGTCTGCCCTTCGGAGATTTCTGGAAGGATTTAGGCTGCCAGGAGAAGCCCAGAAAATTGATAGATTGATGGAAAAGTTTGCTTCTCGCTACTGTGTGTGCAACTCAAA CACTAACCTGTTTGCGAGTGCAGACACAGCCTACGTGTTGGCTTACTCCATCATCATGTTGACCACAGACCTCCACAGTCCTCAG GTGGTGAACAAGATGACAAAGGAGCAATATATTAAGATGAATAGGGGCATTAATGATAGCAAGGACCTGCCAGGGGAATACTTGTCTGCTATCTATGATGAGATTGCAGGGAACGAAATCAAGATGAAGGTTGTAGGCGGAGTAAAGCCAAATAAATCATCTC GTGATATCACAAGTGACAAGCAGCGTCGATTGCTATACAACGTTGAAATGGAGCACATGGCAACCACCGCCAAAGCTTTAATGGAGAGTGTCAGTCACGTCCAATCAAACTTCACCAGTGCCACCCACTTTGAGCATGTCCGACCAATGTTTAAG ACGGCTTGGACTCCATTCCTGGCAGCTTTCAGCGTGGGGTTACAGGACTGTGATGATTCTAACATAGCCACACTGTGTCTGGATGGAATACGCTGTGCCATACGAATAGCTTGTATATTTCATATGGAG CTGGAGAGAGATGCCTATGTCCAGGCATTAGCTAGATTCACCCTCCTCACAGCTTCCTCTTCATTGACGGACATGAAAACCAAGAACATAGATACAATCAAAACCCTCATCTCTGTGGCCCACACAGACGGCAACTATCTCGGCAAATCCTGGCTAGAG ATTGCAAGATGCATTTCACAGCTGGAACTGGCTCAATTAATTGGGACAGGGGTCAAACCTAGGTCAAATAAAGGTCACCATAGGGAAAGAGATATGCAGAATGCAGGGCATCCTCTGGAGGCTTTTGATCCTGAAG TGATAGCAAGAGGTGGTCTGGACTCTAAGAGACTAGCCAACCTACAGGAACAGATGGGAGAGACCAGCTCCCAGAGTGTGGTGGTGGCAGTGGACCGCATCTTCACCGGCTCCCTCAAACTGGATGGGGACGCCATAG TTGAGTTTGTAAAGGCCCTGTGTCAGGTTTCAATGGACGAGTTATCCAATATAAATCACCCCCGCATGTTCAGCCTGACCAAGATTGTGGAGATCTCCTACTACAACATGGGTCGTATCAGGCTGCAGTGGTCCAGAATCTGGCAGGTCATTGGAGACCACTTTAACAAG gTTGGGTGTAATCCTAATGAGGATATAGCTTTCTTTGCCGTGGATTCCCTACGGCAGCTCTCCATGAAATTCATAGAAAAAGGAGAGTTCGCCAACTTCCGTTTCCAGAAAGATTTCCTCAGGCCTTTTGAACATATCATGAAAAGAAACAG ATCTCCAACCATCAGAGACATGGTTGTCCGATGTGTAGCTCAGATGGTGAATTCCCAACACGCCAACATTCGGTCTGGGTGGAAAAATATCTTTGGTGTTTTCCACTTAGCAGCTTCTGATCACGAAGAAAGCATTGTAGAACTGGCATTCCAGACCACCGGCAGAATTATAT CCAGCATATGTGAAAAACATTTTGCGTCCATCATTGATTCATTCCAAGATGCGGTGAAGTGTCTGTCTGAATTTGCTTGCAATGCAGCTTTTCCTGATACTAGTATGGAGGCAATTCGGCTGATCAGAAACTGTGCTAAATATGTCGCTGAAAAGCCCCAt ATGTTCAAAGATCACGGAGGAGAGGATCTAAATGTTCCAGAGGAGGACAGAGTGTGGGTGAGGGGGTGGTTCCCCGTGCTGTTTGAACTGTCCTGTGTCATCAACAGGTGTAAGCTGGACGTCAGAACCAG GGGTCTTACTGTCATGTTTGAAATCATGAAGACATATGGTGAGACCTTTGCCAGTCACTGGTGGAAGGATTTGTTCCAGATTGTATTCCGTATCTTTGACAACATGAAGTTACCAGAGCAACAGAATGAG CATTTTAAAAGCAAG AAGGCCGAGTGGATGACGACCACGTGTAACCACGCGCTGTATGCCATCGTGGATGTCTTCACCCAGTACTACGAGATCCTGAGCCCTGTGCTGCTCACTGAACTGTACAATCAGCTCCACTGGTGCGTGAAGCAGGACAACGAGCAGCTGGCCCGCTCCGGGACCAACTGTCTGGAGAACCTGGTCATCTCTAACGGAGCAAAGTTCTCGTCTTCTGTCTGGCACCAGACTTGTTCCTGCATGCTGGATATATTTAGGTCTACAATCCCAACTAA TTTGTTGACATGGCGACCAGATACAGCTGAATCTGCCTCAATGGTGTCTAGTCGAGACTCAGAACCAGATGCTGATGAAAGTCAG GACGCTGTCTCTATGGACAGCAATCAGGACAATCGTGCTTTAACAAGGGCGGACAGTAACCATAGCGTCAACAGCACAGTATCCCAGGATTCCAGAGATCACAAAATTCCACGCTCTA AGGTGTCGACGGATCAGAAGCTTTTCCAGGGCCTGCTGATCAAGTGTGTGGTACAGCTAGAGCTGATCCAGACCATTGATGACATCGTCTTCTTCCCGGCCACCAGCAAAAAAGAGGACGCTGAAAATCTGGCTGCAGCTCAG GGTGGCTCTCCGGACGACGGTCAGGATGGGAGCCAGCAGAGGGAGGACCAGGGCATGTACCAGTTTCTGGCCTCGGACCAGCTCTTCCTGCTTGCCGACTGCCTCCTGGAATCCCACAAGTTTGCCAAGGCTTTCAATTCCAACCATGAACAAAGAAACATTCTCTGGAAAGCAG GTTTTCGGGGAAAAGCCAAACCAAATCTTCTGAAGCAAGAGACCCAGAGCTTGGCTTGTTTGTTACGGATTCTGTTCAGGATGTACAATGACGAGTCGCGGATGGATGCTTGGAAAGATGTGGAGAATATGCAAATCAC TGTTTGCCGGGATTCCTTGGAGTACTTCCTGTCCCTACAGTCAGACAGCCACCGTGAGGCGTGGGGGAGTCTGATGATCCTCCTCATCACCCGCCTCCTCAAGCTCCCGGATGATAGG tTCAAAGTTCATGTGGCAGCTTACTACCAGCTAATGTGTGAGGTCATCATGTTTGATCTGAAGCTTGAAATGAGATCCACATTACGCAAGTTCTTCAGCCGGGCCGGCCTAGTGTGTCACATATCCAACAGTTAG